Proteins encoded by one window of Deinococcus radiodurans R1 = ATCC 13939 = DSM 20539:
- a CDS encoding SufE family protein — MTAPAAPLPEKLQNIVGMFKTVPKAMRLQALLEYSRKLPPLPEKYAEHPEFLKPVPECTSPFFLVTEQDDAGRVNLHFKVPEDAPTVRGYAGILHEALSGETPETILNVPDNFYMDMGLTELITPMRLRGMGAILMRLKRDVAGAEG, encoded by the coding sequence ATGACTGCTCCCGCCGCTCCCCTGCCGGAAAAACTCCAGAACATCGTCGGCATGTTCAAGACCGTGCCCAAGGCAATGCGCCTGCAAGCGCTGCTGGAATACAGCCGCAAGCTGCCCCCACTGCCCGAGAAGTACGCCGAACATCCAGAGTTCCTCAAGCCCGTGCCCGAATGCACCAGCCCCTTTTTCCTGGTGACGGAACAGGACGACGCGGGCCGGGTCAACCTGCACTTCAAGGTGCCGGAAGACGCCCCCACCGTGCGCGGCTACGCCGGGATTTTGCACGAGGCCCTGAGCGGCGAGACGCCCGAAACCATCCTGAACGTGCCCGACAACTTCTACATGGACATGGGCCTGACCGAACTCATCACGCCGATGCGCCTGCGCGGCATGGGCGCGATTCTGATGCGCCTCAAGCGCGACGTGGCGGGCGCAGAGGGCTGA
- a CDS encoding sulfurtransferase, which yields MDYAKDVLVSTEWAAQNLQTPGVRFIEVDEDILLYETGHLPGAVKLDWQTDLWHPVERDFIEPQQVSELLGKLGIKADDTIVLYGDKSNWWASYAYWFLTYSGVSNLKIMNGGRQKWVAEGREMTTEAPTVTATTYPALQRDESLRAYRDEVRAHLESVNNGQGAMVDVRSPDEFSGKVTHMPNYPQEGVLRGGHIPGARNIPWAKATNEDGTFKSADELKALYEGEGVTADKDVIAYCRIAERSSHSWFVLRELLGYPKVRNYDGSWTEWGNGVGLPIEKTYSEE from the coding sequence ATGGATTACGCCAAAGACGTGTTGGTGAGCACCGAATGGGCCGCGCAGAACCTCCAGACGCCGGGGGTGCGCTTTATCGAGGTGGACGAGGACATCCTGCTCTACGAAACCGGCCACCTGCCCGGCGCCGTCAAGCTCGACTGGCAGACCGACCTGTGGCACCCGGTGGAGCGCGATTTCATCGAGCCGCAGCAGGTCAGCGAGTTGCTGGGCAAGCTGGGCATCAAGGCCGACGACACCATCGTCCTCTACGGCGACAAGAGCAACTGGTGGGCGAGCTACGCCTACTGGTTCCTGACCTACAGCGGCGTGAGCAACCTCAAAATCATGAACGGCGGGCGTCAGAAGTGGGTCGCCGAAGGCCGCGAAATGACCACCGAAGCGCCCACCGTCACCGCGACCACCTACCCCGCCCTGCAACGCGACGAGTCGCTGCGGGCCTACCGCGATGAAGTGCGGGCGCACCTCGAAAGCGTGAACAACGGCCAGGGCGCGATGGTGGACGTGCGGAGCCCCGACGAGTTCTCCGGCAAGGTCACCCACATGCCCAACTACCCGCAGGAAGGCGTGCTGCGCGGCGGCCACATCCCCGGCGCCCGTAACATTCCCTGGGCGAAGGCGACCAACGAAGACGGCACCTTCAAGTCCGCCGACGAGCTGAAGGCGCTGTACGAAGGCGAAGGCGTGACCGCCGACAAGGACGTGATCGCCTACTGCCGCATCGCCGAGCGCTCCAGCCACAGCTGGTTCGTGCTGCGCGAGCTGCTGGGCTACCCCAAGGTCCGCAACTACGACGGCTCGTGGACCGAATGGGGCAACGGCGTGGGTCTGCCCATCGAAAAGACCTACAGCGAGGAATAA
- a CDS encoding HEPN domain-containing protein → MGATTDFRRAIEENRLLYLSTLEAYRASTRENNAEENDLVKIITQPRKDLDIAFVNHNYYITKERHLRLMGSNQIFLKKSIVINLMSALEQYLKATLRKAFASAPKIFSNVKSRQELELGYIIRLGSYSNITSGFIEKEVRRIGERSLHENGDFFKKNLDMDFQRLGARWDRILQASKYRNSIIHHNSTFVDELGRDHKIDISHWFIIQLMDDLYALSVEVGRSLREKIEKYNESAKSIEESAIVLIVIESSLYDDFVEFRPNYTFYDSSNKLRQFSELNKVTYSRDQGKVYVMIRDNYKIVSSYIVNLKKRHKDLDRSEFRYYKIYNEDPNNLIPDWPTLEKVSIALGYGLEVEDIITGVSTSSHDTKIVERAIHIIENSLPENAVRTISTLLGDDEIFDNRKEILDMLSDEYLFDRSALSATLQIVAAQKIHLLLSNLHLSY, encoded by the coding sequence ATGGGTGCTACAACAGACTTCCGTCGAGCTATTGAAGAGAATAGGCTTCTATATCTCTCAACTTTAGAAGCCTACCGGGCATCAACACGAGAGAACAACGCTGAGGAAAACGATCTAGTAAAGATTATTACTCAACCACGTAAAGATTTGGATATAGCATTTGTAAATCACAATTATTATATTACGAAGGAGAGGCATCTAAGATTAATGGGGAGCAATCAAATCTTTCTAAAAAAATCCATCGTTATAAATTTGATGTCAGCATTAGAGCAGTATCTAAAGGCTACTCTCAGGAAGGCATTCGCAAGTGCGCCAAAAATCTTCTCGAATGTAAAATCACGTCAAGAGCTGGAATTAGGATATATCATTCGTTTGGGGAGCTATTCGAATATCACCTCTGGATTTATAGAAAAGGAAGTCAGAAGAATAGGTGAGAGAAGTCTACATGAAAACGGGGACTTCTTCAAGAAAAACTTAGATATGGATTTTCAGAGACTTGGTGCAAGGTGGGATAGAATACTCCAAGCGTCAAAGTATCGGAATTCTATTATTCACCATAATTCCACCTTCGTAGATGAACTAGGCAGGGATCATAAAATAGATATAAGTCATTGGTTTATCATCCAACTAATGGACGATCTATATGCATTGAGCGTGGAAGTTGGCAGAAGTCTAAGGGAGAAAATTGAAAAATATAATGAATCCGCTAAATCTATTGAAGAGTCTGCTATTGTGCTGATTGTAATTGAATCGAGCCTATATGATGACTTCGTCGAATTTCGGCCCAACTATACTTTCTATGATTCATCTAATAAATTAAGACAATTTTCGGAACTAAACAAAGTTACGTACTCACGCGATCAGGGCAAAGTGTACGTCATGATAAGAGATAATTATAAAATCGTTTCCAGCTATATAGTAAATCTGAAAAAAAGGCACAAAGACTTAGATAGATCTGAGTTTCGCTATTACAAAATTTACAATGAAGATCCGAATAATTTAATACCAGACTGGCCAACTCTTGAAAAGGTTAGTATTGCTCTCGGCTATGGTCTGGAAGTAGAAGATATTATTACAGGGGTAAGCACAAGCTCACATGATACAAAGATTGTGGAAAGAGCAATACATATTATTGAAAATTCCTTACCTGAAAATGCTGTAAGGACTATAAGCACCTTGCTGGGGGACGATGAAATATTTGATAATCGCAAGGAAATTTTAGATATGCTGAGTGATGAATACCTATTTGATAGGTCTGCGCTTTCCGCTACGCTCCAAATAGTTGCTGCTCAAAAAATTCATTTATTGTTGTCAAACTTGCACCTCAGTTACTAG
- the purF gene encoding amidophosphoribosyltransferase, whose amino-acid sequence MSEHFHEHDLNFDKPREECGVFGIYSAQPNDLAWLTYLGLFALQHRGQEAAGMCVSDGDRFHVEKDLGLVTQVFDERRLDSVRLAGAQVSIGHVRYSTTGSNLRFNAQPLTTRTNKGILGMAHNGNFVNALEVRREMLEEGALFATTNDSEVMLNLIARESRMDLVEATAAAMQRLRGGYACVLMSRSQLLGFRDPHGVRPLVIGQREDGAWVLASEPCALYAIGARLIRDVAPGELVWIDREGLHSLMVEARQPTPCSFEWIYFARSDSQLDGIDTHESRIRMGQQLAREKPVEADIVVPVPDSGIGAAIGYARESGIPFDYGLYKNPYAGRTFIAPTQEARELKVKMKLSPTSAVRGKRVVLVDDSIVRGTTSRQIVNLLRDAGATEVHFRVSSPPITHPCFYGIDTAARKELVASTHSVDEIRDLIGADTLAFISEQGLRKAIGGPGLCSACFTGDYPAGTPLLNDVDKLALEV is encoded by the coding sequence ATGTCTGAACACTTCCACGAACACGACCTGAATTTCGACAAGCCCCGCGAGGAATGCGGCGTTTTCGGCATCTACTCTGCGCAGCCCAACGACCTCGCGTGGCTGACCTACCTGGGCCTGTTCGCCCTACAACACCGGGGGCAGGAAGCGGCGGGCATGTGCGTCAGCGACGGCGACCGCTTTCACGTCGAGAAAGACCTGGGGCTGGTCACGCAGGTGTTCGACGAGCGGCGGCTCGACAGCGTGCGGCTGGCAGGCGCGCAGGTCAGCATCGGGCACGTGCGCTACTCGACCACCGGCTCCAACCTGCGCTTCAACGCCCAGCCGCTGACCACCCGCACCAACAAGGGCATTCTGGGCATGGCGCACAACGGCAACTTCGTCAACGCGCTGGAAGTGCGGCGCGAGATGCTGGAAGAAGGCGCCTTGTTCGCCACCACCAACGACAGCGAAGTGATGCTGAACCTGATTGCCCGCGAGAGCCGCATGGACCTCGTGGAAGCGACGGCGGCGGCCATGCAGCGCCTGCGCGGCGGCTATGCCTGCGTGCTGATGAGCCGCAGCCAGCTTCTCGGCTTTCGCGACCCGCACGGTGTTCGGCCCCTGGTTATCGGGCAGCGGGAGGACGGCGCGTGGGTGCTGGCTTCCGAACCCTGCGCCCTGTACGCCATCGGGGCGCGGCTGATTCGGGATGTGGCGCCCGGCGAACTCGTCTGGATTGACCGCGAAGGGCTGCACTCCTTGATGGTCGAGGCCCGCCAGCCCACCCCCTGCTCGTTCGAGTGGATTTATTTTGCCCGCTCCGACAGCCAGCTCGACGGCATCGACACCCACGAGAGCCGCATTCGCATGGGCCAGCAGCTCGCCCGCGAAAAGCCGGTGGAGGCCGACATCGTGGTGCCCGTGCCCGACTCCGGCATCGGCGCCGCCATCGGGTACGCCCGCGAGAGCGGCATCCCGTTCGACTACGGCCTCTACAAAAACCCCTACGCGGGCCGCACCTTTATCGCCCCCACGCAGGAAGCCCGCGAGCTGAAGGTCAAGATGAAGCTCTCCCCCACCTCCGCCGTGCGCGGCAAGCGGGTGGTGCTGGTGGACGACTCCATCGTGCGCGGCACCACCAGCCGCCAGATCGTCAACCTGCTGCGCGACGCGGGCGCCACCGAAGTGCACTTCCGCGTGTCCAGCCCGCCCATCACTCACCCGTGCTTTTACGGCATCGACACCGCCGCCCGCAAGGAACTGGTCGCCTCGACGCACAGCGTGGACGAAATCCGTGACCTCATCGGCGCCGACACCCTGGCCTTCATCAGCGAACAGGGGCTGCGCAAGGCCATCGGCGGCCCTGGCCTCTGCTCGGCGTGCTTTACGGGGGATTACCCGGCAGGCACACCGCTGTTGAATGATGTGGATAAGTTGGCGCTGGAAGTCTAG
- a CDS encoding endonuclease domain-containing protein, whose amino-acid sequence MLRKALSHRGRGVKDTNFVGMTTRAVRKGTLRARALRRTQTVEEKTLWLALRNRFLNVKFRRQWPMGGYVVDFVCFEAKLIVELDGSQHAEEAARDYDAVRTEFLEAGGFTVLRFWNNEVRKNLEGVLLEIQKRLP is encoded by the coding sequence TTGCTGCGCAAGGCCCTCTCCCACCGGGGGAGAGGGGTAAAAGACACTAACTTTGTCGGTATGACGACGCGAGCGGTGCGAAAAGGAACGCTGCGGGCACGGGCATTGCGGCGCACCCAAACCGTGGAAGAAAAAACGCTGTGGCTGGCCTTGCGAAACCGCTTCTTGAACGTGAAATTCCGACGACAGTGGCCGATGGGCGGCTATGTCGTGGATTTTGTCTGTTTTGAGGCAAAATTGATTGTTGAACTGGACGGCAGCCAGCACGCCGAGGAAGCGGCGCGGGACTACGACGCTGTGCGGACTGAGTTTCTGGAAGCGGGCGGCTTCACCGTTCTCCGCTTCTGGAACAACGAAGTCCGCAAAAATCTGGAAGGCGTTTTGCTGGAAATTCAAAAGCGTTTGCCCTAG
- the purL gene encoding phosphoribosylformylglycinamidine synthase subunit PurL, protein MTSQSLRDQAATFGLTTEEYDLFVSQLGREPNALEAAIVGAMWSEHCGYKNSRPLFRAFPTTGPQVLQGPGENAGVVDIGDGWGVAFKMESHNHPSAVEPVQGAATGVGGILRDIFAMGARPFAVLDSLRFGNPDSPRTRFLVNGVVDGIAHYGNAIGVPTVGGEVTFHPSYQENPLVNVMALGLLRHEDLATGTMGEVGNQIVYVGSKTGRDGLGGAVFSSADLSAASQADRPAVQVGDPFMEKLLLEATLEAIQAGLVAGVQDMGAAGLVSSTCEMAYRASLGITMDLDKVPTREEGMVPMELCLSESQERMILVPVPGKEQALHDLLAKWELDVVTIGEVEAHDRYRLTWKGEVVCDLPVALLNEAPKYTREGVESADIRAARERDLSGVPLPGDLGAVLLELLSHPTIASKRPIFERYDHQVMTNTVVVPGAADAAVLRVKGSPMGVAATSDCNPRFVQLDPYAGAAAAVAEAARNLACVGATPLAITDNLNFGNPHRPEVYYQLQQAVQGIADACRALNTPVTGGNVSLYNQYTEGDHKVAIHPTPTIGMVGVLPDVTVRASLNLKAAGQTLLLLGHRAEKGWSDSIGASQYLETVHGLEAGQVPPVDLDLAQKVVDGTLALIRAGLTDTAHDCAEGGLAVALAEMAIAGGLGLNVSLDAPASVRADALLFGEAHSRVIVAVEDAAAAGAKLDELGLPYAVLGETVEAPKVTIAAPAQHVHLSVNLESLKTAWEEPLKGILG, encoded by the coding sequence ATGACCTCTCAAAGTTTACGTGACCAGGCCGCCACCTTCGGCCTCACCACTGAGGAATACGACCTGTTCGTCTCGCAACTGGGCCGCGAACCCAATGCGCTGGAAGCCGCCATCGTCGGCGCAATGTGGTCGGAGCACTGCGGCTACAAAAACAGCCGCCCCCTCTTCCGCGCTTTCCCGACCACCGGCCCGCAGGTGTTGCAAGGCCCCGGCGAGAACGCGGGCGTGGTGGACATCGGCGACGGCTGGGGCGTGGCGTTCAAGATGGAGTCGCACAACCACCCCTCGGCGGTGGAACCCGTGCAGGGCGCGGCGACCGGCGTGGGCGGCATCCTGCGCGACATTTTTGCGATGGGGGCGCGGCCCTTCGCGGTGCTCGACAGCCTGCGTTTCGGCAACCCCGACAGCCCGCGCACCCGGTTTCTGGTGAACGGTGTGGTGGACGGCATCGCGCACTACGGCAACGCAATCGGCGTGCCCACGGTGGGCGGCGAAGTGACTTTTCACCCCAGCTATCAGGAAAACCCGCTGGTCAACGTGATGGCGCTGGGGCTGCTGCGCCACGAGGACCTCGCCACGGGCACCATGGGCGAAGTCGGCAACCAGATCGTGTATGTGGGCTCCAAGACCGGGCGCGACGGGCTGGGCGGCGCGGTGTTCTCGTCGGCGGACCTTAGCGCGGCTTCGCAGGCCGACCGCCCCGCCGTGCAGGTGGGCGACCCCTTCATGGAAAAACTGCTGCTGGAAGCCACCCTGGAAGCCATTCAGGCCGGACTGGTGGCGGGCGTGCAGGACATGGGCGCGGCGGGCCTCGTGTCCTCTACCTGTGAAATGGCCTACCGCGCGAGCTTGGGCATCACGATGGACCTCGACAAGGTGCCCACCCGCGAGGAGGGCATGGTGCCGATGGAACTGTGCCTGAGCGAGTCGCAGGAGCGCATGATTCTGGTGCCGGTGCCGGGCAAGGAACAGGCGCTGCACGACCTGCTGGCGAAGTGGGAACTCGACGTGGTCACGATTGGCGAGGTGGAAGCCCATGACCGCTACCGCCTGACCTGGAAAGGCGAAGTGGTGTGCGACCTGCCCGTCGCCCTGCTGAACGAGGCGCCCAAGTACACCCGCGAGGGCGTGGAATCGGCGGACATCCGCGCCGCCCGCGAGCGCGACCTCAGCGGCGTGCCGCTGCCCGGCGACCTCGGCGCGGTGCTGCTGGAGCTGCTGAGTCACCCCACCATCGCCAGCAAGCGGCCCATCTTCGAGCGCTACGACCATCAGGTGATGACCAATACCGTCGTCGTGCCCGGAGCCGCCGACGCCGCCGTGCTGCGCGTGAAGGGCAGCCCGATGGGTGTGGCCGCCACCTCCGACTGCAACCCGCGTTTCGTGCAACTCGACCCTTACGCCGGGGCCGCCGCCGCCGTCGCTGAAGCTGCCCGCAACCTCGCCTGTGTGGGTGCTACGCCGCTGGCGATTACCGACAACCTCAACTTCGGCAACCCGCACCGCCCGGAGGTGTACTACCAGCTTCAGCAGGCCGTGCAGGGCATCGCCGACGCCTGCCGCGCCCTGAACACGCCCGTGACCGGCGGCAACGTGAGCCTGTACAACCAGTACACCGAGGGCGACCACAAAGTCGCGATTCACCCCACCCCGACCATCGGCATGGTGGGCGTGCTGCCCGACGTGACCGTGCGCGCCTCCCTGAACCTGAAGGCGGCGGGGCAAACGCTGCTGCTGCTCGGGCACCGTGCTGAAAAGGGGTGGTCGGACAGCATCGGGGCGTCGCAGTACCTCGAAACGGTGCATGGGCTGGAAGCCGGGCAGGTACCGCCGGTTGACCTCGACCTCGCGCAGAAGGTGGTGGACGGCACGCTGGCCCTGATTCGCGCGGGCCTGACCGACACCGCGCACGACTGCGCCGAGGGCGGGTTGGCCGTCGCGCTGGCGGAGATGGCGATTGCCGGGGGCCTGGGCCTGAACGTGTCGCTGGACGCCCCCGCGAGTGTCCGCGCCGACGCCCTGCTGTTCGGCGAAGCGCACAGCCGCGTGATCGTGGCCGTGGAGGACGCCGCCGCTGCCGGGGCCAAACTGGACGAGCTCGGCTTGCCTTACGCGGTGCTGGGCGAAACGGTGGAAGCGCCGAAGGTCACGATTGCCGCCCCCGCGCAGCACGTACACTTGAGCGTGAACCTTGAGAGTTTAAAAACGGCGTGGGAAGAGCCCTTGAAGGGGATTTTGGGGTGA
- the purQ gene encoding phosphoribosylformylglycinamidine synthase subunit PurQ: MKTAVIQFPGSNCDADALHAARLLLDDGAQFVWHTETALPEGTELVFLPGGFSYGDHLRSGAIAARSPIMNAVKAHAEAGGYVLGVCNGFQVLTEAGLLPGALSRNKELHFMCKPVHLRVENNATDFSRAYGPGQIIEIPIAHGEGNYYADAATIAELEEGGRVVFRYADNPNGSLNDIAGIVNERGNVLGMMPHPERAVELLLGSEDGKGVFESLKTVKK; this comes from the coding sequence ATGAAAACAGCAGTCATCCAATTCCCCGGCTCCAACTGCGACGCCGACGCCCTGCACGCCGCCCGGCTGCTGCTCGACGACGGCGCACAGTTCGTCTGGCACACCGAAACTGCGCTGCCCGAAGGCACTGAACTGGTGTTTCTGCCCGGCGGCTTTTCCTACGGCGACCACCTCCGCAGCGGCGCGATTGCCGCCCGCAGCCCCATCATGAACGCCGTCAAGGCCCACGCCGAGGCTGGCGGCTACGTGCTGGGCGTGTGCAACGGCTTTCAGGTGCTGACCGAAGCGGGACTCCTGCCCGGCGCGCTGAGCCGCAACAAGGAACTGCACTTCATGTGTAAGCCGGTGCATCTGCGGGTGGAAAACAACGCCACCGACTTTTCCCGCGCCTACGGGCCGGGCCAGATCATCGAAATCCCTATCGCGCACGGCGAGGGCAACTACTACGCCGATGCCGCCACCATTGCCGAGCTGGAGGAGGGGGGCCGCGTGGTCTTCCGCTACGCCGACAACCCCAACGGCAGCCTGAATGACATCGCTGGCATCGTCAACGAGCGTGGCAACGTGCTGGGCATGATGCCCCACCCCGAACGGGCGGTAGAGCTGCTGCTGGGGAGCGAAGATGGCAAGGGCGTATTTGAAAGTCTCAAGACGGTGAAGAAATGA
- the purS gene encoding phosphoribosylformylglycinamidine synthase subunit PurS encodes MPHYQAKIYVTLRPSILDPQGRTVERALSHLNHDNVGSVRIGKYIELNLSGEKADVEAQLKDIVENVLSNPIMEDARWELEEVQ; translated from the coding sequence ATGCCCCACTACCAAGCGAAAATCTACGTCACCCTCAGGCCGTCCATCCTCGACCCGCAGGGCCGCACGGTGGAGCGGGCGCTGTCGCACCTCAACCACGACAACGTGGGCAGCGTGCGCATCGGCAAGTACATCGAACTGAACCTCAGCGGCGAAAAAGCCGACGTGGAAGCGCAATTGAAAGACATCGTGGAAAACGTCCTCAGCAACCCGATTATGGAAGATGCCCGCTGGGAGCTTGAGGAAGTCCAGTGA
- the purC gene encoding phosphoribosylaminoimidazolesuccinocarboxamide synthase yields MTRGEMKYEGKAKRVYATENPHEYVVEYKDDATAFNAQKRGEWAGKGATNNAITAHLYPQLEAAGIPTHFLEKLSDREQRVKAVTIVPVEVIVRNVAAGSFSKRLGVEEGTPLPRPVVEYCYKSDALGDPLINTDTAVALGWASEDDLKRIRELALQIRDFLVPYFEKRGVRLIDFKLEFGKLPSGEIVLADEISPDTCRFWDAETNEKMDKDRFRRDLGGEAEAYAEMLKRVTREV; encoded by the coding sequence ATGACCAGAGGCGAGATGAAGTACGAGGGCAAGGCCAAGCGCGTGTACGCCACCGAGAACCCCCACGAATACGTGGTGGAGTACAAGGACGACGCCACCGCTTTCAACGCCCAGAAACGCGGCGAGTGGGCCGGCAAGGGCGCGACCAACAACGCGATTACCGCCCACCTTTATCCTCAGCTCGAAGCCGCCGGGATTCCCACGCACTTCCTCGAAAAGCTGAGTGACCGCGAGCAGCGCGTGAAGGCCGTGACCATCGTGCCGGTGGAAGTCATCGTGCGCAACGTGGCCGCCGGGAGCTTTTCCAAGCGCCTGGGCGTGGAGGAAGGCACGCCGCTCCCCCGCCCCGTCGTGGAGTACTGCTACAAGTCCGACGCGCTGGGCGACCCGCTGATCAACACCGACACCGCCGTGGCGCTGGGCTGGGCAAGCGAAGACGACCTGAAACGCATCCGTGAACTGGCGCTGCAAATTCGCGACTTTCTGGTGCCCTACTTCGAGAAACGCGGCGTGCGCCTGATTGATTTCAAGCTAGAGTTCGGCAAACTGCCGAGCGGCGAGATCGTCCTGGCCGACGAAATCAGCCCCGACACCTGCCGCTTCTGGGACGCCGAGACCAACGAGAAGATGGACAAAGACCGCTTCCGGCGTGACTTGGGCGGCGAGGCCGAGGCTTATGCCGAGATGCTGAAGCGGGTGACGCGCGAGGTTTGA
- the apaG gene encoding Co2+/Mg2+ efflux protein ApaG, translated as MTSSPDITVSVQVHHLPAQSTPQRQLFAYFITIENNTDDSWKLLSRHWTITSGDGQQFTVEGEGVVGEQPLLAPGAQYTYNSFVTVDALPGRMEGHYVMGDAWGQTAQVPIPPFRLDIAPESGERLLN; from the coding sequence ATGACCTCTTCTCCCGACATCACCGTGTCCGTACAGGTCCACCACCTGCCCGCGCAGAGCACCCCGCAACGCCAATTGTTCGCGTATTTCATCACCATCGAAAACAACACCGACGACAGCTGGAAACTGCTCAGCCGCCACTGGACCATCACCAGCGGCGACGGCCAGCAGTTCACGGTGGAGGGTGAAGGCGTCGTCGGGGAGCAGCCGCTGCTCGCGCCGGGCGCCCAGTACACCTACAACTCGTTCGTGACGGTAGACGCGCTGCCGGGCCGCATGGAAGGCCACTACGTGATGGGCGACGCCTGGGGGCAGACGGCGCAGGTGCCGATTCCGCCTTTCCGCTTGGACATCGCGCCCGAAAGCGGCGAACGGCTGCTGAACTGA
- a CDS encoding M42 family metallopeptidase, translating to MSDTPSPINRDFLFELLSQAAPSGAERRAADVWKKEAATFARVSEDHYGSVYAELGPENGPAIALMGHLDEIGLIVSHVDDKGHLSVLGVGGWDPQVLVGQRIRLLAPGGDLLGVVGKKAIHVMEAEERTKASKLEDLWIDVGLDADEVKAKVPVGTYGVIEQGPVMVGNKVVSRALDNRVGAFIVLEALRALKDVELKHRIVAVGTSQEEIGVFGAQTSAYRLDPVAGIAVDVTHETDQPGVSEKKYGVAPFGSGANLSVGPMTNPTLLRQLTEAAGRENIPYTLSASGRYTGTDADALTLVRAGVPTGVVSIPNRYMHSPSEMVDERDVKACIDILAAWIRGLEETLEFTR from the coding sequence ATGTCTGACACTCCGAGTCCCATCAACCGCGACTTCCTCTTCGAGCTGCTCTCGCAAGCGGCCCCCAGCGGTGCCGAGCGCCGCGCCGCCGACGTGTGGAAAAAAGAAGCGGCCACCTTCGCCCGCGTCTCCGAGGACCACTACGGCAGCGTGTACGCCGAACTCGGCCCGGAAAACGGCCCCGCCATCGCGCTGATGGGCCACCTCGACGAAATCGGCCTCATCGTCTCGCACGTGGACGATAAGGGACACCTCAGCGTCCTTGGCGTGGGCGGCTGGGACCCGCAGGTGCTTGTTGGCCAGCGTATTCGGCTGCTCGCGCCCGGTGGCGACCTGCTCGGCGTGGTCGGCAAAAAAGCCATTCACGTGATGGAAGCCGAGGAACGCACCAAGGCGAGCAAACTCGAAGACCTCTGGATCGACGTGGGCCTCGACGCCGACGAAGTGAAGGCCAAAGTGCCGGTCGGCACCTACGGCGTCATCGAGCAGGGGCCGGTCATGGTCGGCAATAAAGTGGTTAGTCGCGCACTCGACAACCGCGTCGGCGCGTTTATCGTGCTCGAAGCCCTGCGCGCCTTGAAAGACGTGGAGCTCAAGCACCGCATCGTTGCTGTGGGCACCAGTCAGGAAGAAATCGGCGTGTTCGGCGCGCAGACGAGCGCCTACCGCCTCGACCCGGTGGCGGGCATCGCGGTGGACGTGACGCACGAAACCGACCAGCCCGGCGTGAGCGAGAAGAAATACGGCGTGGCCCCCTTCGGCTCGGGTGCCAACCTCTCGGTCGGCCCGATGACCAACCCCACGCTGCTGCGCCAGCTCACCGAGGCGGCGGGCCGCGAGAACATCCCCTACACCCTGTCCGCCAGCGGGCGCTACACCGGCACCGACGCCGACGCGCTGACCCTGGTGCGCGCGGGCGTGCCGACTGGCGTGGTCAGCATTCCCAACCGCTACATGCACAGCCCCAGCGAAATGGTGGACGAGCGCGACGTCAAAGCTTGCATCGACATCCTCGCCGCCTGGATTCGCGGTCTGGAAGAGACGCTGGAATTTACCCGCTGA
- the ispF gene encoding 2-C-methyl-D-erythritol 2,4-cyclodiphosphate synthase, whose amino-acid sequence MTGLPFRIGYGEDAHRLAPGLPLVLGGVAIPHAELGAVAHSDGDAVLHAVADALLSGLALGDIGQYFPDTAAEWKGMDSRRILAKALELVEERGYRPVNVALVVTLDRPKLGPLRADIAASVAELLGLPAGEVGVSFKTSEGLALEHVQTRVTVLLGRVDD is encoded by the coding sequence ATGACTGGCCTGCCTTTTCGCATCGGCTACGGCGAGGACGCCCACCGCCTCGCACCGGGACTTCCCCTGGTGCTGGGCGGTGTTGCCATTCCTCACGCCGAACTCGGGGCCGTGGCCCACTCCGACGGGGACGCCGTTCTTCATGCCGTGGCCGACGCGCTGCTCTCGGGCCTCGCGCTGGGCGACATCGGGCAGTACTTCCCCGACACCGCCGCCGAGTGGAAGGGGATGGACTCGCGCCGGATTCTGGCGAAGGCGCTGGAACTTGTGGAGGAGCGCGGTTACCGGCCCGTGAACGTCGCTCTCGTGGTCACACTGGACCGGCCCAAGCTGGGGCCGCTGCGCGCCGACATCGCTGCCTCGGTCGCCGAGCTGCTCGGTCTGCCTGCTGGCGAGGTCGGCGTGAGCTTCAAGACCTCCGAGGGGCTGGCGCTGGAGCATGTGCAGACCCGCGTCACCGTGCTGCTGGGGCGCGTAGATGACTGA